In Deinococcota bacterium, the following are encoded in one genomic region:
- the dctP gene encoding TRAP transporter substrate-binding protein DctP, which produces MKRRDFLKKAGLAAAASATLSPRVFAQNRDRRFRFEMVTSWPTSLDTLYGRATATADLLREMTEGDLDIEVFPAGAQVGGFEVYDAVSSGAFAMGNTAPYYYITRRQAHGFFTAMPFGMNAQQHNAWLYDGNGQELWNELNEPDNLIAFASGNTGTQMGGWFRREINTVQDLRGLTIRTPALGGQVMARAGATVENLPGGEIYLALETGRIDAAEFTGPHDDEILGFQNVADFYYGPGWQEPGAALCNYINLDVWNDLPTDIQAAIRMASQAANVQLLAEYDARNFAALERLVAGGTQARTYSDEIMTELRRVTDELHQEHIAADPLYARIYEDWRAFKTSVREFHRIGEYAFSRFIYEVDQAQS; this is translated from the coding sequence ATGAAACGTCGTGATTTCCTTAAAAAGGCCGGTTTGGCCGCGGCGGCCAGCGCCACGCTCTCGCCGCGGGTGTTCGCGCAAAACCGCGACCGCCGGTTTCGCTTCGAGATGGTGACGTCCTGGCCCACGTCGCTCGATACCCTCTACGGCAGGGCCACCGCGACCGCCGATCTCCTCAGGGAGATGACGGAAGGCGACCTCGACATCGAGGTATTTCCGGCGGGCGCGCAAGTGGGCGGATTCGAGGTCTACGACGCGGTGTCGAGCGGTGCCTTCGCGATGGGCAATACCGCGCCCTACTACTACATCACCCGGCGCCAGGCCCACGGCTTCTTTACCGCCATGCCCTTTGGCATGAACGCCCAGCAGCATAACGCCTGGCTCTACGACGGCAACGGCCAGGAACTCTGGAACGAGCTCAACGAGCCCGACAACCTTATCGCCTTTGCCTCGGGCAACACCGGCACGCAGATGGGCGGCTGGTTCCGCCGTGAAATCAACACCGTCCAGGACCTGCGCGGCCTCACCATCAGGACGCCCGCCCTGGGCGGCCAGGTAATGGCGCGCGCCGGGGCCACCGTCGAGAACCTTCCCGGCGGCGAGATCTATCTGGCCCTGGAGACGGGCCGCATCGACGCGGCCGAGTTCACCGGCCCGCACGACGACGAGATCCTCGGCTTCCAGAACGTCGCCGACTTCTACTACGGCCCCGGCTGGCAAGAGCCCGGCGCGGCGCTCTGCAACTACATCAACCTAGACGTGTGGAACGACCTTCCCACCGACATCCAGGCCGCTATCCGCATGGCCTCGCAAGCGGCCAACGTGCAGCTCCTGGCGGAATACGACGCCCGCAACTTCGCCGCGCTCGAGCGCTTGGTCGCGGGCGGTACCCAGGCGCGCACCTACTCAGACGAGATCATGACCGAGCTGAGGCGCGTGACCGATGAGCTCCACCAAGAGCACATCGCGGCCGACCCGCTCTACGCCCGCATCTATGAGGACTGGAGGGCCTTCAAGACCTCCGTGCGCGAGTTTCACCGCATCGGCGAGTACGCCTTCTCACGCTTCATCTACGAGGTCGATCAGGCCCAGTCCTAG
- the pdxT gene encoding pyridoxal 5'-phosphate synthase glutaminase subunit PdxT codes for MRDRRLAAAGRDKMRLMRIGVLALQGAFREHRQALQRLGAEVVEVRLPGQLEGLQGLVIPGGESTTMAKLLRAYDLEEALKAFYRGGGAIWGTCAGAIAVARDIEGFPEQPRLGLMDIGVARNAYGRQRASFETELEVAGLDGPFRALFIRAPRIVHSGPELRVLASYQGDAVMVAGERLMATVFHPELSGDDRVHAYFLECVVKPKPTGRYPGR; via the coding sequence ATGCGCGACCGACGCCTCGCCGCAGCCGGCCGCGATAAGATGCGGCTCATGAGGATCGGTGTCCTGGCGCTGCAAGGCGCCTTTCGGGAGCACAGGCAGGCCCTTCAGAGGCTGGGCGCGGAGGTCGTCGAGGTCCGGCTGCCCGGGCAGCTCGAGGGCTTGCAGGGCCTGGTCATCCCCGGCGGCGAGTCGACCACGATGGCCAAGCTGCTCAGGGCCTACGACCTCGAGGAGGCCCTGAAGGCCTTTTACAGGGGCGGCGGCGCGATCTGGGGCACCTGCGCGGGCGCGATTGCCGTTGCCAGGGACATCGAGGGCTTTCCCGAGCAGCCGCGGCTCGGGCTCATGGATATCGGGGTGGCGCGCAACGCCTACGGGCGGCAACGGGCCTCGTTCGAGACCGAGCTCGAGGTGGCGGGTTTGGACGGCCCTTTTCGCGCCCTCTTCATCCGAGCGCCGCGCATCGTCCACAGCGGCCCGGAACTGCGGGTGCTGGCGTCTTATCAGGGCGACGCCGTCATGGTGGCGGGAGAGCGGCTCATGGCGACGGTCTTCCATCCCGAGCTGAGCGGTGACGACCGCGTGCACGCGTATTTTCTCGAGTGCGTCGTGAAACCCAAGCCCACGGGTCGCTACCCGGGGCGCTAG